One genomic segment of Natrononativus amylolyticus includes these proteins:
- a CDS encoding 30S ribosomal protein S4 yields the protein MALGSDTKHYETPNHPYQGERIASEHSLLDRYGLKNKEELWRAQSQLRSYRREARDLLAQPQDEEAVQRRTEEFLGRLKRVGILDEADELGDVLGLEVEEVLERRLQTVAYRKGLAHTPQQARQFIVHGHIVLGDQRQRIPSYVVDVDEEDLVAFDENSPLADELHPERAEGQ from the coding sequence ATGGCGCTCGGAAGCGACACCAAACACTACGAGACGCCGAACCACCCCTACCAGGGCGAGCGAATCGCCTCCGAGCACTCGCTGCTCGACCGCTACGGCCTGAAGAACAAAGAAGAGCTCTGGCGCGCACAGTCCCAGCTTCGCTCCTACCGGCGCGAGGCTCGTGACCTGCTCGCCCAGCCACAGGACGAGGAAGCCGTCCAGCGCCGGACCGAGGAGTTCCTCGGTCGACTCAAGCGCGTCGGAATCCTCGACGAGGCCGACGAGCTCGGTGACGTCCTCGGCCTCGAGGTCGAGGAGGTGCTCGAGCGCCGGCTCCAGACGGTGGCCTACCGGAAGGGACTGGCCCACACGCCACAGCAGGCCCGCCAGTTCATCGTCCACGGCCACATCGTCCTCGGCGACCAGCGCCAGCGGATCCCGTCGTACGTCGTCGACGTCGACGAGGAGGATCTCGTTGCGTTCGACGAGAACAGCCCGCTTGCGGACGAGCTCCACCCGGAGCGCGCGGAGGGACAGTAA
- a CDS encoding 30S ribosomal protein S13: MSEEDPQEQQDDDDLQYFVRIGQTDLDGTKSVERSLSEMNGIGRRTARIIAEKAEVDRTATFGRLDEETIERVVDIVESYAEDVPEWLTNRQRDFYTGETTHEIGNDLQLTRQHDINRMKMIDSYKGVRHKRGQKVRGQRTKSTGRTEGTIGVNVEEIREEAEEAAEEGDE, encoded by the coding sequence ATGAGCGAGGAAGACCCTCAAGAACAACAGGACGACGACGATCTTCAGTACTTCGTCCGGATCGGCCAGACCGACCTGGACGGGACGAAGTCCGTCGAGCGCTCGCTCTCCGAGATGAACGGGATCGGTCGACGAACCGCCCGCATCATCGCCGAGAAGGCCGAGGTCGACCGAACCGCGACGTTCGGCCGCCTCGACGAGGAGACCATCGAGCGCGTCGTCGACATCGTAGAGAGCTACGCCGAAGACGTTCCCGAGTGGCTGACGAACCGCCAGCGGGACTTCTACACCGGCGAAACGACCCACGAGATCGGCAACGATCTCCAGTTGACCCGCCAGCACGACATCAACCGCATGAAGATGATCGACTCCTACAAGGGAGTCCGTCACAAGCGCGGCCAGAAGGTCCGCGGCCAGCGGACGAAGTCCACCGGCCGAACGGAAGGGACCATCGGCGTCAACGTCGAGGAGATCCGCGAAGAAGCCGAGGAAGCCGCCGAGGAGGGTGACGAATAA